DNA from Candidatus Binatia bacterium:
GTCGGTGGGGACGCCGCGCTGCACGCTGTGTCGCATCGCGCCGTAGAATTCGGCGTGATCCGCCACGACGAGAAAGTCCAGCGGGGTGCCGATCTGGACGCGGGCGCGATTCCCGGGGTGAATGACCGGAGCGCCCTTTGCGTACATGTACGCCGTGGTGGGATCGGCGGACTTGTTCTGATTCAGGAATGCATCGAACGAGTTGCTGGTATGGAGGTGGGTGTCTCCCCAAAGCAGTTGGTCGGGAGCAGCCAGCGCGGGGGAGGCCAGCATGGCGGCGGCCGCCGCCAGGACCAAGCAGAATCGCCCGGTCGTGCGGGCCGGTCGTCCTCTCCGCGCGGTGGCCGGGGCGTCGAGTCGTCCAAGGGCTTCAGAGGTCACGCCTGGCGTATATAAGGGATGGCGTGAGTAAGAAAACGCGTCTGCCGGTCGTGCTGCAGCGCCGGCACTCGGACGAGTTCGAGCCGGCGCCGTACACCTCCCGGGATCGCGAGGGCCTGTCCCGGGTCCTCGGGCGGGGACCGCGCGACGCGCAGCGACTCGGGCTCTCGCTCGGCTCGTACTGGGCTGGTCGACGCGGAACCGCCGCGGGGCTGAGAGCGATCGATGCCGGCTTCGATGAGAAATTCTTCGTCGTTCCCGAGGCTGCCGCGCTCGAACTCGAAGCGGCGAAGGAGACGTTCGACGGCGACGAGGTCGTGATCGACGTCCAGACCCACTTCATCGCCGACCGGCCGGAGACCCGAGCCACGGCGGGGCACATCCATCAGATGTACACGGACCTCGCGCCGCGCTGGTGGAAGCACCTCGGGGATGCGCGCCAGTACGACTTCGCCGAGTACCTCCGGTGCGTCTTCCTCGAGAGCGAGACCGCGGCGGCAATCCTGACGTCGGGGCCGGGGACCGGGCCGGAGCGAATGCTCTTCAACGAAGAGATGGCGAGCACGCGAGAGCTGCTCGACGATCTCGCAGGCGAGGGTCGGCTCCTCAATCACTCGATCATCCACGCCAATCACCAAAGCGAGATCGAGGCGATGGAGGACGAACTCGAGCGTCACCGCCCGGTGGGCTGGAAGTGCTACACGATCGGCTCGCGGAGCGACGAGGTGCGCGGCTGGTGGCTCGACGACGAGCGAACCGGGGTGCCGTTCGTGGAGAAGGCAGTGGAGCTCGGCGTGCCGCTCATCTGCGCCCACAAGGGCATCAGTGCGCTCGTCGATAACGGCTCGCCCCGCGATGTCGGCCCGATCGCGAAAGCGTTTCCCCACGTCGACTTTCTGATCTATCACTCCGGCTGGGAAATCCCGACGAGCGACGCGGCGGAAGAGGGGCC
Protein-coding regions in this window:
- a CDS encoding DUF3604 domain-containing protein; translated protein: MLASPALAAPDQLLWGDTHLHTSNSFDAFLNQNKSADPTTAYMYAKGAPVIHPGNRARVQIGTPLDFLVVADHAEFYGAMRHSVQRGVPTD
- a CDS encoding amidohydrolase family protein, producing MSKKTRLPVVLQRRHSDEFEPAPYTSRDREGLSRVLGRGPRDAQRLGLSLGSYWAGRRGTAAGLRAIDAGFDEKFFVVPEAAALELEAAKETFDGDEVVIDVQTHFIADRPETRATAGHIHQMYTDLAPRWWKHLGDARQYDFAEYLRCVFLESETAAAILTSGPGTGPERMLFNEEMASTRELLDDLAGEGRLLNHSIIHANHQSEIEAMEDELERHRPVGWKCYTIGSRSDEVRGWWLDDERTGVPFVEKAVELGVPLICAHKGISALVDNGSPRDVGPIAKAFPHVDFLIYHSGWEIPTSDAAEEGPYTDGTADRGVNRLLHTLRTSGVGAGKNVYAELGSTWFGLIRRPDEAAHVLGKLLLEVGEDNVLWGTDSIWYGPSQVAIDAFRAFQIPVSYQQEFGYPELTAERKAKIFGVNAARVYGIDLERARRRAASDDLAWVKQALKERGVSDE